The Colius striatus isolate bColStr4 chromosome 9, bColStr4.1.hap1, whole genome shotgun sequence genome contains the following window.
GGGGGCCAGAAAGGGGCAGGAACAGCACAGGGGGGCCCTCGCCATCTTTCCTCGGGTCAATCATAAAAGAACGGATTAAGATCATTAATTCCTCCCCCTGCTGCAATGAGCCTGGCGAGGGGCAGGGGGCCGGCCGTGCCCTGGGTGGTCGTGCAGCCGACACAGGAACACCCCCAGCCTGTGAGTCGGGCTGGCCAGCGGGTCGGGGTGCCCAGGCGCTGGGAGCTGGTGGGGGCTCGGTACCGTGGGCGCCTGGCTGAGCCGCCTGCACAGGCTGGTGGGGCAAGGCTGGCTGgatgggcagctctgggggaagATCTGAGCTGATGCAGATGGCAACCATGGTCCTCCCAACCTTGGTGCCCTGACCGCACCAGCTTAGGCCATGGGGCTGGGAGGTCTCCTCAGAACGTTGGTGAGCCCCGCGGGACACAGCTCAAGTGTTTGGTGCAGTGTGGTGAGGAGAGCTCCTGCTCATGGCTGGAGGCCTGCAGCAAAGGGCACGGGGGCACTGAGGCTTGGTGGGCATGACTTtgtgcctggagaagagaaggctcagggcaGACATGAGTACTCTCTGTAACTCGCTGACAGGCTGTCaggagtgagctgggggtcgaGCTCCGCTCCCAAGTTAATGAatggcaggacaagaggaaatgggctcaagttgccccaggggaggttgaggttggagctgaggcagaactgtttccctgagaggggtgtcagcccctgtgccaggctgcccagggagctgggggagtgcccagccctggagggatctcaaagccgtggggctgagggccaggggttagtgctgggctgggcagggtgggggactgcagcagcttcaggggctttccCAACTGAAATGATCCTGTGAGTATCTGGGGCGCAGGGCAGGCGGTGGGTGAGCCCCGGGGCTGCTGGGCCGGCGCTTGGCTCAGGAAGAGGCGCAGGGCCACAGGAAAGGcagcggcgggcgggcgcgAGATAACGTGGCGGGCGGCTTTATCTCACATCCTCCCGTCCGCTGCCTTTCCTGCCGCGCTCCCCGCTCCGGCCCCAGCGCCCGTTGCTGTCGGTGTTAAGGTGTGACCCGAGCTAACGCCTCCAGGGATGGGTCCCTCCTCCCCGGCAGCTGGGGGTGGACatccctgccccatggcagcGACTCTTCCGCCCGCCCGGCACCGTCTGGTGTCCCACAGCCCCGCCGTCGCCCCACGCCTCCGGCCCGGCGCGGAGCAGGCTGCTTGGGGAAGGGCAGCCCGTCCTGCGCCGCAGCCGTCCCTCCCCACGTGGCCTGGCGAGCTGCAGGCTGGAACCCAAGCCCTGCATCGATCCGCGCTGCATCTTAAATCCCGCAGCAGCTGAAGCAAGCGGTTTTCAGCGGGAGGGCGGGGGGAGTTCTGAATGGCTCTGGCACTGGGGTGAGACGAGCTGTCTTGCCGTGCCAGGCCCGCGGGGCCCTGGCCCCCGTCTGCGTTCCGCGGGCGatgcctgcagcagctgactCTGCGGGGACGGGCACTGCAGCCGCATCCTGCCTGGGCCGTGACCGAGGGGAAGCGCAGTGACAGGGCACAGCGGGTGCAGGGGTGCCCCTCGCTCTATTGCGTCCCCCCGGGGTGGGAGCAAAGGTCCCGGCACGGCTTCCCACACGTGGCCACATTCCTGCCCTGGCTCTGGAGCGGAGGCTGccgggatggagggatggagagatgggGCAGGCGAGGGGCCTCCTCCCGGGGCTGCcctcccccagctgctgctggggtggggaCGTGGGTTCCTGCTCCACTAAGCCCTGCAGCTTTTCTCCTCTAAAGCCTGATTACTCCGGCGGTGCCTGTGCGTGCGTGCGTGTGTGTGCTCGGGAGGGGAGGAGCAGGAATTTCACAACAAGTGTTTGCAACCACCCTGGGCCCAgctgccccagagctgccccagggctgcgGCATCACCCCTGTGCCGGGGAGTGTGCCGGGGGGGCTCTGCGTTGGCACTGAGCCCCAGGGAGTGCAGGCATGGCATGCAGGGCCTTGGCAGGAGGTCAGCActggagactgcagggggatgcTGCAGTCGGAAGGTGAAGCTGTGGCTTCTTGTGGGGCTTTGGAAGTGAGTGCCACAGCTCCCTATGGGCTTTGGAGGTGGGGCTTAGAGGTAGGCACCATGGCTGTCTGTGAGGTTTGGAGATGGGCACCATAGCTGCCCATGGGGTTTGGAGGTGGATGCTGCAGAGATTCAGAGGTGGATGCTGCAGGTCTTGGTGGGGTTTGGAGGTGGACATTGCATCTCTCCATGGAAGGCAGACACTGCAAAGGCTTTGGAGGTGGATGCTGCAGCTCCCTTACGGAGTTGGGAGGTAGATGCTGCAGGAGCTTGGAGGCAGTTGGTGTAGGTTCCTGCAGGGTCTGGAGGTGGATGCTGCAGCTGCCCGTGGGGCGTCCCTTCCCCTGCCCAGTGCTGGTGTGCAGTGCTGGCCCAGGGACAGGGGTCCAGGAGGAGGGTGATGGGTGCAGCCAAGCCCGAGTTGTATGAGCAGCATCATCTAGGGGGGGTAGCAGCCCTGCACCCCTCTGCCTCCCTGGAGCCCGGGTTgggagagcaggcagcagcccagggcagggatgcCGCGGTCCCGGCAGCATGGGGCCGCACGGCGCCAGAGCAGAGCGGTAGATGAGCCGCGTGACTTCCGTGGGGCCGTGGCCCCGGGGGGAGCAGAGCCGGGCACAGGGCGCCTTTCAGCACGGCAGAGCCATGGCGGCCAGGCCGGAGCTTCCCCTGTGACCCCCCGCTCCTGCCTGCCCGCAGACCCTTTGAGAGAGCAGCGGAACGGATCCGCACCGAGGTCCGTTCCCTGGAGCTCCTTTGTTCGCGGCGCTGAGGCTTCggtggcagggggaggcagAGGCGCCGTGCAAAGCCCGCTGGCTCCCGCCGGCACTaactctcttttcttctgtgcttgCAGAGCGACGCGTCGAGCTCCCGAGGCGCAGAGCATGTCCTTGCCCTGAGCCAGCAccgcagccgctgccgccggcgcCGCAGCAGCCGCCCCGTTGATGCGTGTTCCCGCCTGAGCTTCCCCGGTGGCGGCAGGCCGGTGCCACCCCACAGCGGCCTTGGGGGTCCTTCGCTTCGGCCTCGggggtggggtttggggttggtttgggttggggtttttttttttttcctttcctttttattttttgtttccttttgggTTTGGTCTCGGTGTCGGGCTCCGGGCACCATGTCAAACTCGGGCTCCCACCAAGACGCTGGGAACAAGCCAGAGacggaaaaaaataaccaagatGACTCTCAACCCCCCGTCAGCTCCGAGAGGAGGAACAAAAGTGGAATAATAAGTGAACCTTTGAACAAAAGTCTTAAGAAGTCCCGTCCGCTCTCCCACTATTCCACCTTTGGTAGCAGCAGCTCGGTAAGCGAACATTCAGAGAAAGGCAACCCCTTAGCTAACGGCAACGAAGCGACTGTGGATAAAAGTCATTCTACCTCAAAGCACAAAAACATCTCTAGTATGCTGAGCAAATTAGACCGGGTGTCGGAGATCTCCGCGGAAGGACAGATCGCCCTACAGCAGTTTGCTCAGTCGACAGAAATGCTCAAAAGAGTGGTACAGGAGCATCTTCCTCTGGCGAGCGAGCACGGGACTGGTCTCTCCGACATGGAGGCGgtctcagctgcagagacaaTGAACGGCCCCTCTGATTTCCCTTACCTGGGGGCTTTTCCCATCAACCCCGGCCTTTTCATTATGACCCCCGCCGGCGTGTTTCTGGCAGAGAGCGCGCTCCATATGGCTGGCTTGGCAGAGTACCCCATGCAGAACGAGTTGGCATCTGCCATCAACTCGGGGAAAAAGAAACGGAAAAGATGCGGCATGTGCCCGCCGTGCCGAAGACGGATAAACTGCGAGCAGTGCAGCAGTTGTAGGAACCGCAAAACTGGCCACCAGATTTGCAAATTCCGAAAGTGTGAGGAACTCAAAAAGAAGCCTTCTGCAGCACTGGAGGTAACCGGCCCCTCTCAGGCACCCTAACCCCTCCTCGGGCCGCGCTCCTGGGTTCGGATCTTGCCCTAGATAATAAAACACCTGGTacttcttactttcttttttattttccccttttccatTAACAGTTCTCGCTGTAGGATGTGTTCTGTGCCCAGGGTCCCCTGGCCCTGCTCTCCCgcctggcctggggagcagGGCCGGGCTCCCTCCCTGGGCGCTGGGTTCCGCTCTCCTGTGGCAGTCCTgggtggtgctggggctgccggGGCGGCAGCGCTGGCACCGCTTGCGCTGGGCAGTGCAGCTCCCCCGTGACTTCCAGCCTGGCACCTGGGTCAGAGCGTGGGAAGGCAGGCGGCGGCTTTTTGGGGTGCAGTTTGGGGATGATGGGTGCCCGTGGCCACGGTGCAGGTGAAGCCCAGCCCGTAGCTCGCCCTTGGCTCTGAGCAGGAGCACAGCAGTCCCTGTTTTTGGGTGGTAAAAACAGCTCTGGCGTGCCGTGGGCAGCACAACCCGTGCTGTGCCCCTGCTGCATGTCCCTGGGCCAGCACCAGCCGGGGTGGTCAGGATGGGGCCACGAGGCACGCGCCGGGTTTCTggtggctgctgagctgcaggtgctgctcCCTCTTCggctcctctgctgcagcactggggctgtCCCTGCTCACCATGACCCACCCGGGGATGGTGCCCTGGGCCTTAGAGGAGAGCGACCGCACCGCTGGCTTGGGCTGCAGTCTGCCAGTTGTGCCGGGAGCTGTGCCACCTGCCCAGGGGAGTGACTTGGGTTGTGACGTGGCACTGAAAttcagctggggctgtgggcagctgctgATGACGTGGTGTGGcgtggcatggcatggcatggtgTGGCGTGGTGTGGtgtggcatggcatggcatggctgGGTGCCGGCAGCACTGCTCTCGCAGAGCCTGGCTATTGCTGCACGCCTCTGGGTGCTCTGGGCCCAAGGCTCCCTGTGACGGGTAACCTCCGAGCAGGGTTGGTTtatgtgggagctgctgccccagagctgccccaatGTGCATCCCACAGGCTGAACAGCCACCCACACAGCAGCTGGACTGTGTGTCCTGGCACGGGGGCATTGCCCAGCCTCTGGTCCTCCCAAAGACACCACCCACCGTTCCTTGAGCCACCTTTTACGTTTTTCAATTAGCATCAGCTCTGAATGAatactgaaggggaaaaaaacctccctgTGTGCgctggggatgaggagaggggGACTGTGTCTTTCAAAAACCGCTGTATTGCTAAATTATATTCTTGTTCTAATTTGCTGAGTCAGTGATCtggaaaaagggagaaagggagagagaaaaaaaaagttcgtCTCTTCCAAAGAGTCCTAAAGCAGGTCAGTAGAGTCGGAGCTGGCAGCTGCCGGGGAGTCGCTCCTGCTGCCGGCCCCACACCGGGGCTGGGCGTGGGCAATGCCTGTGGAACACTCACCCCCCGGGGCTGGAGCCACTGAAATAGGACCCTTCATGTGACCGAGTCAGGCCCTGCCAGATATGGGTCCCCATCCCTGCTGGGCGCCACCATAGGTGTGCTGAGGCTGGAAAGAGACGTTGTGCAGGTGAGGGTGAACACCTGGGCAGATGTGGGTCACTCTGAGGTGTCACCGTTCCGTTTGCAGAGCACACCTACCCCACTGCATCTCCCTGGGTGTCCCCTTGTGCTATGTGTTGACAAACGAGATTGTGGCCATATGTGGCTGGGCCAGGGACGCTGGGACCCTGCTGACATCCCATGGTCACCTGGGGCCATGGCTGGGTGGTTAAACCTTGTCCCACCGCAGCCAGGCTCAGTGCCGGGTTGCACTGGGGCAGGCTGGGGAGCCCACCGGCCCCTGTGCTTGTCTGGTGGCAGCCAGGGCTCGGGGCTGTGGTcagggctcagggctgcagccagctcAGGGCTCTGAGGGCCGCTGTTGTGCTGGGTGCCATCACACACAGtgcttgataggacaggagaGGCCCTTCAGCAACCCTGCTGAAATATTCAGGGGGCTTTGTGAGGTGAtgtccttccctggggctgtgccacGTGCTGGACTCAGTCTGTTGGCCTGGTGCATCCCACAGAATGTCTTCGGAGGGCCCAGGTCCAGGCTGCCATTAAACATTGATCTAAAATCAAGCAGTAACCCCCCTCCCATGAATTAAACCTTTATGGCAGCACAGAAACAAGGGCTCAATCACCCTCTGCCACCATTAAGCTTTATTTGCACAGGTAGAGAGCCCAAAGAACTGGTTGGTGCTGGTGTCCCGGGGCAGTGGTAGCTGGCTGGGGCTCTGGGACTGGTGAGGTCCCTGTGCTGaccaggctgccctgggctctGGCAGCCCCAGGAACGCTCAGAGGCTGGTGGCCAACCCCAACAGGTCACCCTGGGCCTGTCTCCAGAGCTGCAGGTCACACAGAGGCCATTAATAGTCAGGATTTGCCTTGACAGAGCTGTCCTTGATCTGGAGAAGCTTTGGGGAGGTGCCCCACCCAGCACTGGTGTGAGGGTCACTGCCACCATCACCCATCTCACAGAGGGACTTTGtcatgacaggacaaagggcagtGGTTTTAAACTGGGAGAGGGCAGGGTTAGGCTGGTGAGACACTGCACAGggaagctgtggctgctccGTCCTTGGAAGGGTTCAAGGTggggttggatggggctttgaggaAGCAGACCTAGGGAAAGATGTCCCTGCACACAACAGCAGGGTTGCGCTGGATGgtctttgcaggtcccttccagcccaaatgACTCTGCAGTTCAGTGATTGTGGAACAAGGAAGGACCTATCCTGGGCATCCACCTGGGAGCTGGTTGTCCACCTTCCTTCAGTAACAAAGGGGCAGAGATGTTTTAGGTGATGTATATCAGGCATCTCCTTCCAGACCTATTGTGATCCACCTCTCCCCTCGCTGCTCTCTCCAGCGATGGTGTGCCTGAGTCCACCCTTGCTGGCGACTCCACCGTGCTCTGTCCCCCTGCTCTGGCATCCAGCGCCTCAGTGGGACCCAGCGTGGGCCGTGTGCTGTGCCACCACCCCGGGCACCCCTGGCCAGAGGCACTGGCATCTCTCCAGATGCCCAACTGCATGTTGCAGAGAGCTTTGGGGAAGTGGTGAtgtctgcagctctctgctcttTTGGTGCCCCAGCTCAGTCTGCCCAGAGGGGTGGGAGAAGCTGTGATCTGtcagcagcctggctgggaaCCACCTTCTCTTGCCCATTCCCACCCTTGCCCCCTCGCTGTGCCCAGGCCCTGTGGGTCATGGTGCCTGTGCAAGCGAGCAGAGGTGAGGAGAGCCCTGGTTACCCATAGAGGCTTGGGGGTGTCTGATCCAGGAGAAGGGCCTGATGAGAGCCAGCTGGCAGCTGTGTGGGGTCAGCACCTGGACGTGGCATGGCTCAGACTCTCGggacagccctggagctgctgctggggctggctgtgcccccagccctggggcagcccagcctgctgctgtgcccaTCACCGTGCCCATGGCTCCTTCCCTGTTGGTGTCCTGTGCTTGTTTGGAGGTGCCACAGCCGAAGGGCCTTCTAAGGCACGTCCCCTTGGTGATTGTGTGGCGGTGTGTGCTGGCCTGTGGCGTGTCCTTGCTCTGTGGGCTGCTGGCTGTGAGAGACATCGGGGTCTGTCCATGCTGCAGCCGTGGTGAATGTAGCACAGGCTTTCCCCTGCCCCCGGCTGGGAAATGTCCCAGGGACCCCTGAGCCAGGTGCCCTTGACCCACCTCTCCTGCAGGTGACTTCAACAAGGTGCCACTTGACACCAGGCGCTTTGTGGGGTGCGGGTCTGGGCCTGGTGGCGCTCAGACCCTGTCACTGGCTTCCCTCgtccctccttcccctgccagATACCGAGAGACAGTGCTGTCtgtgggggggtgggggctgctgggccatGCCAGGCCATGCCAGGTCaggccatgccatgccatgccagcTCACCACTGCCTGGCCATTGTGCTTGCTGTCGGCCGGAGGGGAAGTCAGGGGCCGCGCCATTGTGGCGGCCGTGGCGAGGGGATGGGGCCGTGAGAACAATGGTCGAGCCA
Protein-coding sequences here:
- the CXXC5 gene encoding CXXC-type zinc finger protein 5 — translated: MSNSGSHQDAGNKPETEKNNQDDSQPPVSSERRNKSGIISEPLNKSLKKSRPLSHYSTFGSSSSVSEHSEKGNPLANGNEATVDKSHSTSKHKNISSMLSKLDRVSEISAEGQIALQQFAQSTEMLKRVVQEHLPLASEHGTGLSDMEAVSAAETMNGPSDFPYLGAFPINPGLFIMTPAGVFLAESALHMAGLAEYPMQNELASAINSGKKKRKRCGMCPPCRRRINCEQCSSCRNRKTGHQICKFRKCEELKKKPSAALEKVMLPTGAAFRWFQ